One part of the Myxococcaceae bacterium genome encodes these proteins:
- a CDS encoding cytochrome c biogenesis protein ResB, with translation MHRVYGTMFRVFASLRLTVAVLSGIGFALFFGMFWDQTLTLSQHLESIQRPWLRKAFLLFEISDVFHSWWFGILVLLLALNLIACSIARLPKIWIDARFPNKYLQKNKLSQQKSISVQILPKIIFHKNEESWVENGIQHVFFQKQAYSRCGVYLIHTALLFIMFGSVVATQAGIDGTMLISEGGFEHLVQARGPGGALFTHDLEFVVSCTDFRLKTYADGSPMEYESDLAIYKKEDLSKPILAKTIRVNDPLEYQGYTFYQASYQALQGEKRVHVKIGPHGGPLNTYQLKLGESAQGIEAKEIFEDYAGLGGALQVRYEDSEFVVFRKYPEFDSWVRRGDLDVVYLGFDSPYATGISVGKVPGISVVFLGFVLLFIGLGMAFCMNQRRYFAQIKARPDETFELTLAGVSYRYPEAFEKEFNHFVDQHRSV, from the coding sequence ATGCATCGGGTCTATGGTACAATGTTCCGTGTGTTCGCCTCTCTGAGGTTAACGGTAGCCGTCCTGTCTGGTATTGGTTTCGCCTTATTTTTTGGAATGTTTTGGGACCAAACATTGACGCTCTCGCAGCATCTTGAATCGATCCAGCGGCCTTGGCTCCGAAAAGCTTTTTTACTTTTCGAAATCAGCGATGTGTTTCATTCGTGGTGGTTTGGAATTTTGGTTCTTCTCTTAGCCCTGAATCTGATTGCCTGCTCCATTGCACGCCTGCCGAAAATTTGGATCGATGCTCGATTTCCAAACAAATATTTACAAAAAAATAAGCTTTCACAACAAAAATCCATCTCAGTCCAAATTCTACCCAAGATAATTTTCCATAAAAACGAAGAAAGTTGGGTAGAGAACGGAATCCAGCATGTCTTTTTTCAGAAACAAGCCTATTCTCGATGCGGAGTCTATCTCATTCATACCGCTCTTCTCTTCATCATGTTTGGTTCCGTTGTGGCGACACAGGCGGGGATCGATGGAACCATGCTCATCTCCGAAGGCGGATTTGAACACCTGGTTCAAGCCCGTGGACCCGGAGGAGCCCTTTTCACTCATGATCTTGAGTTTGTGGTTTCTTGCACCGATTTTCGACTCAAAACCTATGCCGATGGCTCGCCCATGGAATACGAATCCGACTTAGCCATCTACAAAAAAGAAGATTTAAGCAAGCCGATCCTGGCCAAAACGATTCGAGTCAATGATCCTTTGGAGTACCAGGGGTACACTTTCTATCAAGCTTCTTACCAGGCACTGCAAGGGGAGAAACGCGTTCACGTAAAAATAGGTCCCCATGGAGGACCTCTCAACACTTATCAGCTAAAATTGGGCGAATCCGCCCAAGGTATTGAAGCCAAAGAAATTTTTGAAGATTACGCAGGCCTCGGAGGTGCTCTTCAAGTTCGTTACGAAGATAGCGAGTTTGTTGTCTTTCGAAAGTATCCTGAATTTGACTCGTGGGTTCGAAGAGGAGATTTGGATGTAGTTTACCTCGGATTTGACTCGCCCTATGCCACAGGGATCAGCGTCGGAAAAGTCCCGGGAATTTCAGTGGTCTTTCTGGGCTTTGTTCTCCTATTCATCGGCCTCGGCATGGCATTTTGCATGAACCAGAGACGCTACTTCGCTCAAATAAAAGCCCGACCAGATGAGACATTCGAATTGACTCTCGCTGGCGTTTCTTATCGATATCCTGAAGCTTTTGAAAAGGAGTTTAATCATTTTGTTGACCAGCATCGCTCTGTATAA
- a CDS encoding phospho-N-acetylmuramoyl-pentapeptide-transferase, which yields MFLNLVYPYHVFFHFLNVLRYPSFRIIMAALTALVLSLFLFPSFIRKMQIFKFGQEIRKEGPEDHYKKQGTPTMGGLLILFSVLISTLLWSDLTHTGVWILLIVMLGYGAIGFYDDYRKIRYRNSEGLAARWKLFFQFLIGSAALWVYASNAGSMPFSTEINIPFVAFEKFHPELSVGVFFLFALFILLGTSNAVNLTDGLDGLAIGPVLISCSVFLLLAYSAGTTLADFNIAKYLGIAPVVGASELSVFCAAVIGAGVGFLWYNAYPALIFMGDVGSLALGGVLGILAILTKNEILSALLHGAFLIEALSVILQVASFKLRKKRIFRMSPLHHHFELLGWPEPRIIVRFWIFSAMLALLALASLKLR from the coding sequence ATGTTTTTGAACCTTGTCTACCCTTATCACGTATTTTTTCATTTTTTGAACGTGCTAAGGTACCCGTCATTTCGCATCATCATGGCGGCGTTAACAGCCTTGGTTTTGAGCTTGTTCTTATTTCCTTCGTTTATCCGAAAGATGCAAATTTTCAAATTTGGCCAAGAGATTCGTAAGGAAGGACCCGAAGATCATTACAAAAAACAAGGAACACCCACGATGGGAGGGCTCTTGATTCTCTTTTCGGTGCTGATTTCAACGTTATTGTGGTCCGACTTGACACATACTGGGGTTTGGATCTTGTTGATTGTCATGCTCGGCTATGGTGCCATCGGGTTTTACGATGACTATCGCAAAATTAGATATCGAAATTCCGAGGGACTCGCTGCACGTTGGAAATTGTTCTTTCAGTTTCTGATCGGCTCTGCTGCTTTGTGGGTATATGCTTCCAATGCTGGCTCGATGCCCTTTTCGACTGAAATCAATATTCCGTTTGTGGCTTTTGAGAAATTTCACCCAGAGCTTTCTGTTGGCGTATTTTTTCTTTTTGCGTTGTTTATTTTACTGGGTACTTCCAACGCGGTTAATCTAACAGACGGCTTGGATGGTCTTGCTATAGGCCCCGTGTTGATCAGTTGCTCTGTTTTTCTTTTATTAGCCTATTCTGCAGGGACAACTCTGGCAGATTTTAATATTGCAAAATATCTAGGCATTGCGCCGGTTGTTGGTGCTTCCGAACTGTCGGTATTCTGTGCGGCTGTGATTGGAGCCGGTGTTGGTTTTCTTTGGTACAATGCTTACCCAGCGCTTATTTTCATGGGAGATGTTGGCTCATTGGCGCTTGGAGGAGTTTTAGGAATTTTAGCCATCTTGACCAAAAATGAGATTTTATCGGCTTTGTTGCATGGAGCATTTTTGATCGAAGCGCTGAGCGTAATTCTTCAAGTCGCTTCGTTCAAGCTTCGCAAAAAGCGAATTTTTCGCATGAGCCCGCTCCACCATCACTTCGAATTGCTAGGCTGGCCAGAACCTCGGATCATTGTTCGATTCTGGATTTTTAGCGCGATGCTGGCTTTACTGGCTTTAGCCTCTTTGAAGTTGCGATGA
- a CDS encoding UDP-N-acetylmuramoyl-L-alanine--D-glutamate ligase, whose amino-acid sequence MKWGIVGNARSGKAAEAYLKKMGQLTVLLDDNNGTLSPEAVQELDSLVLSPGVPRTHLAVQKAINLELPILNEIDVAFPSLKDCRFVGITGTNGKSTTTALLGHLLRCVEPRTFIGGNLGKPLCEALTDDESPRFAVLELSSFQLETLFRLRLDVAILLNLTPDHLDRYPSAEAYYAVKRSIFKLLKPQGIRISGPFSGEGLRLPQTLLGAHNAQNACAAIQAARVLGLSNEAIQKGLDSFPGIAHRLEILGTQHGVLWINDSKATNVESTLAALSCFEKGLHLVLGGHGKGASYAPIVQASQNRVKQVYLIGEDAHTIQQAFGEKDRRVLGCRTIEVASEEIRKRAVSGDVVLLSPACASYDQFRNFEHRGNRFRELFDGI is encoded by the coding sequence ATGAAATGGGGAATTGTCGGGAACGCCCGCTCTGGAAAGGCAGCGGAGGCCTATTTAAAAAAAATGGGTCAGCTTACCGTGTTACTGGATGACAATAATGGGACTTTGTCGCCGGAAGCGGTGCAAGAACTAGACAGCCTGGTCTTGTCACCTGGGGTTCCACGAACCCACTTGGCCGTTCAAAAAGCGATCAACCTTGAATTGCCCATTCTGAACGAGATCGACGTAGCGTTTCCTTCTCTGAAAGACTGTCGTTTTGTGGGGATTACGGGGACCAATGGGAAATCCACAACCACCGCTCTCTTAGGGCATCTCCTTCGCTGTGTAGAACCACGCACGTTTATCGGTGGAAATCTAGGAAAACCGTTGTGTGAGGCGCTTACGGACGATGAGAGCCCTCGATTCGCGGTATTAGAGCTTTCAAGCTTTCAGTTGGAGACGCTGTTTAGACTGAGACTTGATGTAGCTATTTTGCTCAATTTAACGCCGGATCATTTGGATCGATATCCTTCAGCGGAAGCTTACTATGCAGTGAAGCGCAGCATCTTTAAGCTTCTGAAGCCACAAGGCATCCGGATTTCGGGGCCGTTTTCAGGGGAAGGTCTTCGATTGCCTCAGACTCTGCTGGGGGCTCACAACGCTCAGAATGCGTGTGCGGCAATCCAAGCAGCTCGTGTGTTGGGTCTTTCCAATGAAGCAATTCAGAAAGGATTGGACTCCTTTCCAGGCATTGCCCATCGTTTGGAAATCTTAGGGACCCAGCATGGTGTGCTGTGGATCAACGACTCGAAAGCGACCAATGTAGAGTCGACGCTTGCAGCATTGTCTTGCTTTGAAAAGGGTTTGCATTTGGTTTTGGGAGGTCATGGAAAGGGAGCCAGTTACGCTCCGATTGTTCAGGCATCGCAAAATCGAGTCAAGCAAGTGTACCTGATCGGCGAAGATGCGCATACGATTCAACAAGCTTTCGGGGAAAAGGATCGGCGAGTGCTTGGTTGTCGAACGATCGAAGTCGCCTCAGAAGAGATTCGAAAACGAGCTGTGAGCGGAGATGTTGTATTGCTTTCTCCTGCGTGTGCCAGTTACGATCAGTTTCGTAACTTCGAACATCGAGGTAATCGATTCCGGGAGTTGTTTGATGGGATCTAG
- the ftsW gene encoding putative lipid II flippase FtsW: MGSRILLISTLVLIFLGLVMVYSSSGVTAHMSLGDSFFYLKRQAIYIGMGLILFIFVQYIDTNFYRKYAYVFYWVGIALLVLVLVPGIGKSAGGAARWISLGVIRLQAGEVFKFALIVYLAMSLAKKGERMSSFRVGIIPHVVLPGFAMVLLLLEPDFGTTSIVAFVTFMMLFVGGARVAYLFGGILFAIPIGIQAIASSPYRMARVMAFLDPWTHRQDGGYQVVQSLMTFGSGSWFGAGLGRGPSKLYFLPAAHTDFILAAIGEELGFLGILLVIGCFGAILIVGLLTALRAKNSFDCYLAAGMTALMILQAILNMFVVMGLVPTKGLTLPLVSYGGSSMLVGCLMMGILYQLSSKYER, encoded by the coding sequence ATGGGATCTAGAATTTTGTTGATCAGCACGCTCGTTTTGATCTTTTTGGGGCTGGTGATGGTCTATTCAAGTTCGGGTGTCACGGCCCATATGAGTCTTGGCGATTCATTTTTTTATCTCAAGCGGCAGGCGATCTATATCGGAATGGGTCTCATTCTGTTTATTTTTGTACAGTACATAGACACAAATTTTTATCGAAAATATGCGTATGTATTTTATTGGGTCGGGATTGCATTGCTGGTCTTGGTCTTGGTGCCTGGTATTGGAAAATCCGCAGGCGGAGCCGCTCGTTGGATCTCACTGGGGGTGATTCGATTGCAAGCAGGGGAGGTCTTTAAATTCGCTTTGATTGTTTATTTGGCGATGTCGCTTGCGAAAAAAGGTGAGCGGATGAGTTCGTTTCGAGTAGGCATTATTCCCCACGTGGTACTTCCGGGATTCGCCATGGTTCTCTTGCTTCTCGAACCTGATTTTGGAACAACCAGCATCGTGGCATTTGTCACCTTTATGATGCTTTTTGTGGGAGGCGCGCGAGTGGCTTATCTATTTGGTGGAATCTTGTTCGCGATTCCCATTGGGATTCAAGCAATTGCTTCCAGCCCCTATCGAATGGCGCGGGTGATGGCTTTTCTGGACCCCTGGACGCATCGCCAAGATGGAGGCTATCAAGTTGTACAAAGCTTGATGACGTTTGGTTCTGGATCTTGGTTTGGAGCGGGTCTGGGAAGAGGTCCAAGCAAACTTTATTTTTTGCCCGCTGCGCACACGGATTTTATTTTGGCGGCGATTGGTGAAGAACTCGGGTTCCTGGGTATTCTGCTTGTGATTGGATGTTTTGGAGCGATCTTGATCGTTGGTTTGTTGACAGCGTTGCGAGCTAAGAATTCATTCGACTGTTATTTAGCCGCTGGAATGACGGCGCTGATGATTTTGCAAGCCATCTTGAATATGTTCGTTGTGATGGGTCTGGTGCCTACCAAGGGGCTGACGCTACCGCTTGTTAGTTATGGAGGAAGCAGTATGTTGGTAGGCTGCTTGATGATGGGCATCTTGTATCAACTTTCGAGTAAATATGAACGTTAG
- a CDS encoding aminotransferase class IV has protein sequence MFTNSTYVFTTLLVQESTPLWLQEHLHRLHAHASALGIPIPSELSFQFPPGTYLARISLRPSGYQLETRPYQPQDPAIYANGVSVVLTSEISPGPYKTDNRSAYQKAYRIAQEHHAFEALLLDQDGFVVDGTKSSLLLIQNKIVTLIEGGIDGITRQQLAHDLSKQGYQICRKKLKPHELQGQLWLAGTGFGAVAIRSLHVLKPD, from the coding sequence GTGTTTACCAATTCAACTTACGTCTTTACCACCCTGCTTGTACAAGAAAGCACTCCCCTCTGGCTCCAAGAGCACCTTCATCGCCTTCATGCCCACGCGAGTGCTTTAGGCATTCCCATTCCATCTGAACTGTCTTTTCAGTTTCCACCAGGAACGTATTTGGCTCGTATCTCTCTCAGACCTTCTGGTTATCAACTCGAAACTCGGCCCTATCAACCCCAAGACCCAGCGATTTATGCGAATGGCGTTTCTGTTGTGCTGACAAGCGAGATCTCTCCTGGCCCGTACAAGACCGATAACCGTTCCGCCTACCAAAAAGCCTATCGCATCGCTCAAGAGCATCATGCCTTTGAGGCCTTGTTACTGGATCAAGATGGCTTTGTCGTGGATGGCACCAAAAGCAGTCTTCTTCTCATTCAAAACAAAATCGTGACTCTGATCGAAGGGGGTATCGATGGCATCACTCGCCAGCAGCTGGCTCATGACTTATCCAAACAGGGCTACCAAATCTGCAGAAAGAAGCTCAAACCACACGAATTGCAAGGACAGCTGTGGTTAGCAGGAACGGGATTCGGAGCAGTCGCTATCCGATCTCTTCATGTCCTTAAGCCAGACTAG
- a CDS encoding UvrD-helicase domain-containing protein, with the protein MTLSNRIVVAGAGTGKTYTLVETYLEALRRYRPHEILAITFTQKAASEMKARVITRVKELQIPANGLLSAPISTFHALCSQIVSKHFGNFTLLAPNDDHRLCCEIAENTILQQLDESPLEIGSLIARFNLRGSRENPGLSKILVHILQQIEESGQDPQKLPSLPARRSFDTLLDHLRQALNAFKQNQTVRQPTALRLESIEKAYQALIACSLDDEIAISACYRDFRELLSGRFGNDELRQALVEATVELGSALCCHHTKPDLLSLSQLIACYSQNLRRHKVEQRSFGFSDLLVLARDYLQEHPTQHKIVLVDEYQDTSPIQEQLVSLLSKSKPLFVVGDPKQSIYGFRGADASVFHRVQGTRDTLQKSYRSQSKILEFVNLIAASSLKEFETDEMLLPHRPALDNAGAIWKQNWVDRVSEVVSHRQPKDLTILVRRIKAARPLLEALNSAGIPARIFGGEGFYERQEIADLAAALMVLLEPFHPLARLILMRSPLWPCTDADLLEWHQKSLPPVFDTLRQSLGVLRVCELLDQLIEQTNYLEAIARESDADQRYANIQKLRLMFIDSQQNYDEKIRLLWKNIGEIPKESLAEVFDERENCINIMTIHQSKGLEFPVVILADLNSTEPSNLDSILYNPSFGLAVSHKNRPIALCAPKSSEEKKRFPTPIDWVRQIKRAQAEEEQPRLLYVALTRAKEAIYILDPEQPDRGPCLMRLIQRARNRNPELFDELLPAQ; encoded by the coding sequence ATGACGCTTTCAAACCGAATCGTTGTCGCAGGAGCAGGGACGGGGAAAACTTATACGCTCGTTGAAACTTATTTAGAAGCGCTTCGAAGGTATCGTCCTCACGAAATACTCGCGATTACCTTCACTCAAAAAGCAGCCTCTGAAATGAAAGCGCGCGTCATCACGCGCGTTAAAGAACTTCAGATCCCAGCAAACGGCCTTTTAAGCGCCCCCATCAGCACATTTCATGCGCTGTGTTCTCAGATTGTCAGCAAGCACTTTGGAAATTTTACGCTCCTGGCTCCGAACGATGATCATCGATTATGTTGCGAGATTGCGGAAAATACAATTTTACAACAGCTCGACGAGAGCCCATTGGAAATCGGCTCTTTGATCGCACGATTTAATCTCCGAGGTTCCCGTGAAAATCCTGGTTTAAGCAAAATATTAGTGCATATTCTACAGCAGATTGAAGAATCAGGCCAAGACCCCCAAAAGCTTCCCTCTCTTCCAGCACGCAGATCCTTCGACACGCTTCTCGACCATCTTCGCCAAGCTTTAAATGCTTTCAAACAGAATCAAACTGTCCGTCAACCCACTGCGCTTCGCCTTGAGAGCATAGAAAAGGCCTATCAGGCACTCATCGCCTGCTCGCTTGATGATGAGATTGCGATCTCTGCCTGCTATCGCGACTTCCGAGAGCTACTCAGCGGTCGATTTGGAAACGATGAGCTTCGCCAAGCGCTTGTCGAGGCTACGGTTGAACTTGGCTCGGCTCTTTGTTGCCATCACACAAAGCCGGATCTCTTATCGCTGAGCCAATTAATCGCTTGTTACAGCCAAAATTTACGTCGACATAAAGTCGAGCAGCGTTCTTTTGGATTTTCAGACCTTTTGGTTTTAGCTCGGGACTATCTTCAAGAACATCCAACGCAGCATAAAATCGTTTTAGTGGATGAGTATCAAGATACGAGCCCGATCCAAGAACAGCTGGTCTCTTTGCTCTCAAAAAGCAAGCCCCTGTTTGTGGTCGGCGACCCCAAGCAAAGCATTTATGGCTTTCGCGGAGCGGATGCTTCCGTCTTTCACCGCGTGCAGGGAACGCGTGATACGCTTCAGAAGTCATACCGCTCTCAAAGCAAAATACTCGAATTCGTGAATTTGATAGCAGCTTCAAGCCTGAAAGAATTCGAGACTGATGAAATGCTACTCCCCCATCGCCCTGCTCTAGACAATGCGGGAGCCATCTGGAAACAGAACTGGGTTGATCGAGTGAGCGAAGTTGTTTCGCATCGCCAACCCAAAGATCTCACGATTCTGGTTCGAAGAATCAAAGCAGCGAGACCTCTTTTAGAAGCTTTAAATTCAGCCGGAATTCCGGCTCGTATTTTTGGAGGCGAAGGTTTTTACGAGCGGCAAGAAATAGCCGATCTCGCGGCCGCACTCATGGTGCTGCTTGAACCTTTTCATCCCTTAGCAAGGCTTATTTTAATGCGCTCTCCCTTGTGGCCATGCACCGATGCCGATCTCTTAGAATGGCACCAAAAATCCTTGCCCCCTGTGTTCGATACGCTCAGGCAATCTCTTGGAGTGCTCAGAGTGTGTGAATTGCTGGACCAACTCATCGAACAGACCAACTATCTGGAAGCAATCGCCCGAGAATCGGATGCCGATCAACGTTATGCGAATATTCAAAAACTTCGTCTGATGTTTATTGATTCTCAACAGAACTACGATGAAAAAATCCGGCTACTCTGGAAAAACATCGGTGAGATACCCAAAGAGAGTCTTGCCGAAGTTTTCGATGAACGGGAAAATTGCATCAACATTATGACCATCCATCAGTCTAAAGGACTCGAGTTCCCCGTTGTGATTCTAGCCGACCTCAATAGCACCGAGCCCTCTAACTTGGATTCGATTCTGTACAACCCGAGCTTTGGCCTAGCCGTCAGCCACAAGAATAGACCGATCGCATTGTGTGCCCCCAAAAGCTCGGAAGAAAAAAAAAGATTCCCCACTCCCATTGACTGGGTTCGCCAAATCAAACGAGCTCAAGCCGAAGAAGAGCAGCCACGCTTATTATACGTGGCTTTAACCCGAGCCAAAGAAGCCATCTATATCCTGGATCCGGAGCAACCAGACCGCGGTCCTTGCTTGATGCGACTCATTCAGCGAGCTCGAAATCGCAATCCTGAGCTCTTCGACGAATTGCTACCAGCTCAATAG
- a CDS encoding DMT family transporter — protein MIFYLIAPVFIGFMSVLQIGLNKQLGQQYGLSLVLGINALMILLTSGLLFFATLFFASRFGPFLAGDGSTVSFKLWHLLPGLFGFSVIFGLPYCMNHVGALPVFIIFVTAQTIASMLWDLGVEKMPFVATKLLGAIIALIGVFLVAR, from the coding sequence ATGATATTCTACCTGATTGCTCCCGTTTTCATTGGATTCATGAGCGTCCTTCAGATTGGCCTCAACAAACAACTCGGTCAACAATACGGCCTATCTCTTGTTTTGGGAATCAATGCGCTCATGATCCTTTTGACCTCGGGTCTTTTGTTTTTTGCAACCTTGTTCTTTGCCTCGCGCTTTGGGCCTTTTCTCGCAGGAGATGGAAGCACGGTTTCTTTCAAACTATGGCATCTATTGCCCGGTCTATTTGGATTTTCCGTCATCTTTGGTTTGCCCTACTGCATGAATCATGTTGGCGCTCTGCCCGTGTTTATCATCTTTGTAACAGCACAGACCATCGCATCGATGCTGTGGGACCTCGGAGTTGAAAAAATGCCTTTTGTTGCCACCAAGCTCCTGGGAGCCATCATCGCCTTGATTGGCGTCTTTCTCGTTGCGCGATGA
- the rnhA gene encoding ribonuclease HI, producing MDEVEVYTDGSCLKNPGPGGWAALLKVGEHEKLVSGFQPNVTNNQMELLAAIQGLKALKRPCRVTLFSDSQYVVRGMSEWVFNWQRRGWKTASNKPVENQSLWQELVRVAQIHEVEWEWIKAHAGHEYNERVDQEARAQAQLCCQS from the coding sequence ATGGATGAAGTTGAAGTTTATACAGATGGATCTTGCTTAAAGAATCCAGGCCCAGGAGGCTGGGCTGCTTTATTGAAAGTGGGTGAGCATGAAAAGTTGGTTTCGGGTTTTCAACCGAATGTGACCAACAATCAGATGGAGCTTTTGGCGGCTATCCAGGGTCTGAAAGCTCTGAAACGGCCTTGCAGAGTGACACTCTTCTCCGATAGTCAATATGTCGTTCGCGGAATGAGTGAATGGGTATTCAATTGGCAGAGGCGTGGTTGGAAAACCGCTTCGAATAAACCCGTTGAGAATCAGAGTTTATGGCAAGAACTTGTGAGGGTTGCTCAGATTCACGAAGTTGAGTGGGAATGGATCAAGGCGCATGCTGGTCATGAATACAACGAACGAGTCGATCAAGAGGCTCGTGCTCAAGCACAGCTTTGCTGCCAAAGTTGA
- a CDS encoding AraC family transcriptional regulator: protein MQKTMTTRMELKLVGITTRTNNAQVFGSDPSVNKIAVLAQKYFNNGLAEKIKDRKNPGTTFCAYTHYESDVNGHYTCFIGEEVSSFESVDQEFEMLTIPDQNYAKFTNQPGPMPDACIDMWQNIWKMDVSDLGGERAYVADFEIYDERSRDYNNVTLDIYIGIKK, encoded by the coding sequence ATGCAAAAAACAATGACAACACGAATGGAATTGAAATTGGTTGGTATAACCACGAGAACCAATAATGCACAAGTTTTTGGAAGCGATCCTTCTGTTAATAAAATTGCAGTTCTAGCTCAGAAATATTTTAACAATGGATTAGCCGAGAAGATCAAAGACAGAAAAAATCCTGGAACAACCTTTTGCGCTTATACCCATTACGAAAGCGATGTGAACGGTCATTACACCTGTTTTATTGGCGAAGAGGTAAGCTCTTTTGAAAGCGTCGATCAAGAATTTGAGATGCTTACGATACCTGATCAGAATTATGCAAAATTTACAAATCAGCCAGGACCAATGCCTGATGCATGCATCGACATGTGGCAAAACATATGGAAAATGGATGTGTCTGATTTAGGTGGTGAACGAGCTTATGTTGCAGACTTTGAAATTTATGATGAACGCAGTAGAGATTATAACAACGTAACGCTTGATATTTATATTGGGATTAAAAAATGA
- a CDS encoding aminodeoxychorismate/anthranilate synthase component II, which translates to MTLVFVENHDSFSFTLVDYLKRISTQVLVKDHSEKPCLDTASCLVLGPGPGTPNDSSRLMQWLEQGVQKKIPILGVCLGHQAIGVYFGASLVKAPRAIHGEAHWVKHSGQGLFHQISQPAQFTRYHSLVLQDLPDSLVASAQSEDGQIMAIQHREKPIFGVQFHPESFLSPEGFRLLQNFCSFVQCPQTVLRSTSKSISGTTHI; encoded by the coding sequence ATGACCCTCGTCTTTGTTGAAAATCACGATTCATTCAGCTTCACATTGGTGGACTATTTAAAGCGCATCTCAACGCAGGTATTGGTCAAAGATCATTCTGAAAAACCTTGCTTGGATACAGCCTCCTGCCTCGTTTTGGGGCCTGGGCCCGGTACTCCCAACGATTCTTCCAGACTGATGCAGTGGCTTGAACAAGGAGTTCAAAAAAAAATTCCAATCTTAGGCGTCTGTTTGGGGCATCAAGCCATTGGAGTCTATTTCGGTGCTTCTCTCGTCAAGGCTCCACGAGCGATTCATGGGGAAGCGCATTGGGTAAAGCATTCTGGACAAGGGCTGTTTCATCAAATTAGCCAACCCGCTCAATTTACACGCTACCATTCTCTGGTTTTGCAAGATCTTCCAGATTCACTCGTGGCGAGCGCACAAAGCGAAGACGGTCAGATCATGGCCATCCAACATCGCGAAAAACCCATTTTTGGGGTACAGTTTCACCCAGAAAGCTTTTTATCCCCGGAAGGTTTTCGATTGCTGCAAAATTTCTGTTCTTTCGTGCAATGCCCCCAAACAGTGCTCCGATCCACTAGTAAAAGCATCTCAGGGACCACTCATATATAG
- a CDS encoding nucleoside phosphorylase — translation MARSSADSPSLKEQRQYHIGLKSDEVADLILLCGDPDRVHKVAKHFDRIHHQVQNREFVTSTGIYQGRAVSVIGTGIGADNTEIAVVELAQLVKNPTFIRIGSTGSLQPQIGIGGLILSTAAMRLENTTDYYVRKEYPAVAHFEVLTALSQACKHLGEPYHAGITATAPSFYGAQGREIPGFFPRFPNFWQELAQIGVLNLEMEASALLTLASLRGFRAGVICAVYANRPNNEFISDVEKKAAEDRAIRVALESLAYL, via the coding sequence ATGGCTCGTTCGTCCGCCGATTCTCCCTCTTTAAAGGAACAAAGACAATATCATATTGGCTTAAAGTCTGACGAAGTAGCGGATTTGATCCTGCTCTGCGGAGATCCCGATCGAGTTCATAAAGTTGCCAAGCACTTTGATCGCATTCACCATCAAGTCCAAAACCGAGAATTTGTGACCAGCACAGGCATTTATCAAGGCCGCGCGGTGAGTGTCATTGGAACGGGGATCGGAGCCGACAACACGGAAATCGCTGTTGTAGAGCTTGCTCAATTGGTGAAGAATCCCACTTTTATTCGCATTGGCTCAACCGGATCCTTGCAGCCTCAGATTGGAATCGGAGGACTGATCCTCAGTACAGCAGCGATGCGGCTCGAAAATACCACCGACTACTACGTTCGAAAAGAATACCCTGCCGTGGCACACTTTGAGGTTTTGACCGCTCTCTCACAAGCCTGCAAACATCTGGGAGAGCCCTACCATGCTGGGATTACAGCGACGGCTCCAAGCTTTTATGGAGCCCAAGGCAGAGAGATACCGGGGTTTTTTCCGCGTTTCCCAAATTTTTGGCAAGAACTTGCTCAAATTGGCGTTTTAAACCTGGAGATGGAGGCAAGCGCTCTCTTGACCCTGGCTAGCCTTCGCGGATTTCGTGCAGGCGTTATCTGCGCGGTTTACGCGAACCGGCCCAACAATGAATTTATCTCGGACGTCGAAAAGAAAGCAGCGGAAGACCGGGCGATTCGTGTCGCCTTGGAATCTCTGGCTTATTTGTGA